Proteins from one Halopseudomonas pelagia genomic window:
- a CDS encoding PrkA family serine protein kinase, which produces MSIFSHFQNRFETTRQEEYSLQEYLDLCKTDPLTYATGAERLLRAIGEPEQVDTSMDPRLSRIFSNKVIKRYPAFADFHGMEDAIEHIVSFFRHAAQGLEERKQILYLLGPVGGGKSSLAEKLKSLMQQVPFYAIKGSPVFESPLGLFSPEEDGAILEEDFGIPRRYINSIMSPWAVKRLHEFNGDISQFRVVKLYPSILQQIAIAKTEPGDENNQDISALVGKVDIRKLEEFPQNDPDAYSYSGALCRANQGLMEFVEMFKAPIKVLHPLLTATQEGNYNSTEGLGAIPFNGVILAHSNESEWHTFRNNKNNEAFIDRIYIVKVPYCVRVTDEIQIYQKLLTSSSLAHAHCAPDTLKMLAQFTVLSRLKEPENSNVYSKMRIYDGENLKDTDPKAKSIQEYRDAAGVDEGMNGLSTRFAFKILSKVFNYDNSEVAANPVHLLYVLEQQIEQEQFANDVSERYLRFIKEYLAPRYVDFIGKEIQTAYLESYSEYGQNIFDRYVMYADFWIQDQEYRDPDTGEILNRVALNEELEKIEKPAGISNPKDFRNEIVNFMLRARAQNNGKNPSWLSYEKLRMVIEKKMFSNTEDLLPVISFNAKASKEDQKKHGDFVSRMIERGYTEKQVRLLSEWYLRVRKAQ; this is translated from the coding sequence ATGAGCATATTCAGTCATTTCCAGAACCGTTTTGAAACCACCCGGCAGGAAGAGTACAGCCTGCAAGAGTATCTCGACCTCTGCAAAACCGATCCGCTGACCTACGCTACCGGCGCAGAGCGCCTGCTTCGCGCCATTGGTGAGCCGGAGCAGGTTGACACCTCGATGGACCCGCGACTTTCCCGCATCTTTTCCAACAAGGTCATCAAGCGCTACCCGGCCTTTGCCGACTTCCACGGCATGGAAGATGCGATAGAACATATCGTCTCCTTTTTCCGCCATGCTGCCCAAGGGCTGGAGGAGCGCAAACAGATTCTTTACCTGCTCGGCCCGGTGGGTGGCGGTAAGTCTTCACTGGCAGAAAAACTCAAATCGCTGATGCAGCAGGTACCCTTTTATGCGATCAAGGGCTCCCCGGTGTTCGAGTCGCCCCTGGGTTTGTTCAGTCCTGAGGAAGACGGCGCCATCCTCGAAGAGGATTTCGGCATCCCGCGGCGTTATATCAACAGCATCATGTCGCCATGGGCGGTAAAGCGCCTGCATGAGTTCAATGGCGACATCAGCCAGTTCAGAGTGGTGAAGCTCTATCCTTCGATTCTTCAGCAGATCGCTATTGCCAAGACCGAGCCGGGTGACGAGAACAACCAGGACATTTCCGCCCTGGTGGGCAAGGTGGATATTCGCAAACTGGAAGAGTTTCCGCAGAACGATCCCGATGCCTACAGCTATTCTGGCGCGCTATGCCGCGCTAACCAGGGCTTGATGGAATTTGTGGAGATGTTCAAAGCGCCAATCAAGGTATTGCACCCGCTGCTGACGGCGACCCAGGAAGGCAACTACAACAGCACTGAGGGTCTCGGTGCGATTCCTTTCAATGGCGTTATCCTGGCGCACTCCAACGAGTCAGAGTGGCATACCTTTCGCAACAACAAGAACAACGAAGCTTTCATTGACCGTATCTACATCGTCAAGGTGCCCTACTGCGTGCGCGTGACGGACGAGATCCAGATCTATCAGAAGCTGCTGACCAGCAGCTCGCTGGCCCACGCCCATTGCGCCCCCGATACGCTGAAAATGCTCGCGCAGTTCACTGTGCTGTCACGCCTCAAGGAACCGGAAAACTCCAACGTCTACTCGAAGATGCGGATTTACGACGGTGAGAACCTCAAGGACACCGACCCCAAAGCCAAGTCAATCCAGGAATACCGTGACGCCGCTGGTGTGGATGAGGGCATGAACGGCCTGTCGACCCGCTTTGCCTTCAAGATCCTGTCGAAGGTCTTCAACTACGACAACAGCGAGGTCGCGGCCAACCCGGTGCACCTGCTGTATGTGCTCGAACAGCAGATTGAACAGGAGCAATTCGCCAACGATGTCAGCGAGCGTTACCTGCGCTTTATCAAGGAGTACCTGGCGCCGCGCTATGTCGACTTTATCGGCAAGGAAATCCAGACCGCCTATCTGGAGTCTTACAGCGAGTACGGGCAAAACATCTTTGATCGCTATGTGATGTACGCCGATTTCTGGATTCAGGATCAGGAGTACCGCGACCCGGACACCGGTGAGATTCTCAACCGTGTGGCGCTGAACGAGGAGCTGGAAAAGATCGAGAAGCCCGCCGGCATCAGCAACCCCAAGGACTTCCGTAACGAAATAGTCAACTTCATGCTCCGCGCCCGGGCGCAGAACAATGGCAAGAATCCATCCTGGTTGTCCTACGAAAAACTGCGGATGGTGATCGAGAAGAAGATGTTCTCCAATACCGAGGATCTGCTCCCGGTCATCAGCTTCAATGCCAAGGCGTCCAAGGAAGATCAGAAGAAACACGGCGACTTCGTCAGCCGCATGATCGAACGTGGCTACACCGAAAAACAGGTACGTCTGCTTTCGGAATGGTATCTGCGCGTACGTAAGGCCCAGTAG
- a CDS encoding YeaH/YhbH family protein encodes MSYVIDRRLNGKNKSTVNRQRFLRRYKTHIKKAVEDAVGRRSITDIAGGEQISIPGRDIDEPIFHHGQGGRKTGVHPGNRDFSTGDRIPRPDGGGGGQGGSQAGDSGEGMDEFVFQITQDEFLDFMFEDLALPNLVKRHLTGTDTFKPVRAGISQQGNPSRINIVRSMRASHARRIALSGSSRRRLREATKELELLRRQQPDNLVDQKVLQEEIDALQKRIDRIPFLDTFDLRYNLITKQPNPSSKAVMFCLMDVSGSMTQATKDLAKRFYILLYLFLRRNYERIEVVFIRHHTSAKEVDEEEFFYSRETGGTIVSSALRLMQQIVDERYAPGEWNIYCAQASDGDNWNDDSPICRELLLKQIMPAMQYYCYVEITPREHQALWYEYEQVTDIFSDSFAQQQIVDAGDIYPVFRKLFQKRMAT; translated from the coding sequence ATGAGCTACGTGATCGACCGCCGTCTTAACGGCAAGAACAAGAGCACGGTAAACCGGCAACGGTTCCTGCGACGATACAAGACGCACATAAAAAAGGCGGTCGAGGACGCGGTCGGCCGCCGCTCAATTACCGATATCGCCGGTGGCGAACAGATCAGCATTCCTGGTCGGGATATCGATGAGCCGATTTTCCACCACGGCCAGGGTGGGCGTAAGACCGGTGTGCATCCGGGCAACCGTGATTTCAGCACTGGCGACCGCATTCCCCGCCCAGATGGCGGCGGTGGCGGCCAGGGTGGCAGCCAGGCCGGTGACAGCGGCGAAGGGATGGATGAGTTTGTGTTTCAGATCACCCAGGACGAGTTTCTTGATTTCATGTTCGAAGATCTGGCCCTGCCCAATCTGGTCAAGCGTCACCTGACCGGCACCGACACCTTCAAACCAGTGCGTGCTGGCATCAGCCAGCAGGGCAATCCGTCCCGGATCAACATTGTGCGCTCGATGCGCGCCTCGCACGCCCGGCGCATCGCATTGAGCGGTAGCAGCCGCCGTCGCTTGCGTGAAGCCACCAAGGAACTGGAATTACTGCGCCGGCAACAGCCAGACAACCTGGTTGACCAGAAAGTCCTGCAGGAAGAAATAGACGCATTGCAAAAACGCATTGATCGGATTCCATTCCTGGATACCTTCGACCTGCGCTACAACCTAATCACCAAACAGCCCAACCCCAGTTCAAAAGCGGTGATGTTTTGCCTGATGGACGTGTCCGGCTCGATGACCCAGGCGACCAAGGATCTGGCCAAGCGATTCTATATTCTGCTCTATCTGTTTCTGCGGCGGAATTACGAGCGGATCGAGGTGGTCTTTATCCGCCACCACACCAGCGCCAAGGAGGTAGACGAGGAAGAGTTCTTCTACTCTCGCGAAACCGGCGGCACTATCGTTTCCAGCGCTCTGCGCTTGATGCAACAGATCGTTGATGAACGTTATGCGCCCGGAGAATGGAACATCTATTGCGCCCAGGCGTCGGACGGCGACAACTGGAACGACGACTCGCCAATCTGCCGCGAGCTTCTACTCAAGCAGATCATGCCGGCCATGCAATATTACTGCTATGTGGAAATCACCCCGCGTGAGCATCAGGCGCTCTGGTACGAATACGAGCAAGTCACCGATATATTCTCCGACAGTTTCGCCCAGCAACAGATAGTCGATGCGGGAGATATCTACCCGGTCTTTCGCAAGCTGTTTCAGAAGAGGATGGCCACATGA
- the tsaD gene encoding tRNA (adenosine(37)-N6)-threonylcarbamoyltransferase complex transferase subunit TsaD — MRVLGIETSCDETGIALYDSERGLLADALFSQIDLHRVYGGVVPELASRDHVKRLVPLMREVFASAGVAEGDVDGVVYTAGPGLVGALLVGGACARALAFAWGVPALGVHHMEGHLLAPMLEASPPAFPFVALLVSGGHTQLVRVDGIGQYQLLGESLDDAAGEAFDKTAKLMGLPYPGGPEIARLAASGTPGRFVFPRPMTDRPGLDFSFSGLKTATLNAWQQCVTQGDAGEQTRCDVALAFEQAVVDTLTIKCKRALKACGLNRLVIAGGVSANRHLRVSLEAMAKGLKGELFYARPEFCTDNGAMIAYAGCQRLMAGQHDQSGIEARARWPMEELPPIN; from the coding sequence ATGCGTGTTCTGGGTATTGAAACTTCCTGCGATGAAACCGGCATTGCGCTCTATGACAGCGAGCGCGGGCTGCTGGCGGACGCCTTGTTCAGCCAGATCGACCTGCATCGCGTATACGGCGGCGTAGTACCCGAGCTGGCGTCGCGTGATCATGTGAAACGCCTGGTGCCGCTGATGCGGGAAGTATTCGCAAGCGCCGGAGTTGCTGAAGGTGATGTCGACGGCGTGGTTTATACCGCCGGGCCCGGCCTGGTGGGTGCGTTGCTGGTGGGTGGTGCCTGCGCGCGGGCACTGGCGTTTGCCTGGGGCGTACCGGCCTTGGGCGTGCACCATATGGAAGGCCATCTGCTGGCGCCGATGCTGGAGGCGTCGCCCCCGGCTTTTCCCTTTGTTGCGCTGCTGGTGTCAGGCGGGCATACCCAACTGGTGCGCGTCGATGGCATAGGTCAGTATCAGTTGCTCGGCGAGTCGCTGGACGATGCCGCCGGCGAGGCTTTCGACAAAACCGCCAAGCTGATGGGACTGCCTTATCCCGGCGGCCCGGAAATCGCCCGACTGGCTGCGTCGGGCACCCCGGGTCGCTTTGTCTTCCCACGCCCCATGACGGATCGCCCCGGTCTGGATTTCAGCTTCAGCGGTCTGAAGACCGCTACCTTGAATGCCTGGCAGCAATGTGTCACCCAAGGTGATGCCGGCGAGCAGACGCGCTGTGATGTGGCGTTGGCTTTTGAACAGGCGGTGGTCGACACCCTGACAATAAAATGCAAACGCGCGCTCAAGGCCTGCGGGCTGAATCGCTTGGTGATCGCCGGCGGCGTCAGTGCCAATCGGCATTTGCGCGTGTCGCTGGAGGCCATGGCCAAGGGGCTCAAGGGCGAGTTGTTCTATGCGCGCCCGGAGTTCTGCACGGATAACGGCGCGATGATCGCCTACGCTGGTTGTCAGCGGCTGATGGCCGGCCAGCATGATCAATCCGGTATTGAGGCGCGGGCGCGCTGGCCGATGGAAGAGCTGCCGCCCATTAACTGA
- the rpsU gene encoding 30S ribosomal protein S21 — protein sequence MPAVKLKENEPFDVALRRFKRSCEKAGVLAEVRRREFYEKPTTERKRKAAAAVKRHAKKLQREQRRHVRLY from the coding sequence ATGCCTGCCGTCAAATTAAAAGAGAACGAACCCTTCGACGTCGCACTGCGCCGCTTCAAGCGCTCATGCGAGAAAGCTGGTGTGTTGGCTGAAGTCCGCCGCCGCGAGTTTTACGAGAAGCCCACTACCGAGCGCAAGCGCAAGGCTGCTGCCGCTGTAAAGCGTCACGCCAAGAAGCTTCAGCGCGAACAGCGTCGTCACGTACGCCTGTACTGA
- the folK gene encoding 2-amino-4-hydroxy-6-hydroxymethyldihydropteridine diphosphokinase, producing the protein MTMVFLGVGSNTDREHFLGRGLDALEQLLGPLDVSPVFESDAVGVLGRRFLNMIVGAETHLPLSDLTAGLKAIEAACGRRDSPSPGRITLDIDILSYGSLAGVHQGLTLPRPEVLRNAFVLWPLALLAPHAVLPGSELTHAELWAGWQGDQALWPVAFDWRGRALTPVDLIEAHSLRSTFGG; encoded by the coding sequence ATGACCATGGTTTTTCTCGGCGTGGGCAGCAATACCGATCGGGAGCATTTTCTCGGTCGCGGCCTGGATGCGCTTGAGCAATTATTGGGTCCGCTGGATGTATCGCCGGTATTTGAAAGTGACGCGGTGGGCGTATTGGGCCGTCGTTTTCTGAACATGATTGTCGGGGCCGAAACGCACCTGCCGCTGAGCGATCTTACTGCCGGACTCAAGGCCATTGAAGCGGCCTGTGGGCGGCGTGATTCGCCCTCGCCAGGACGCATTACGCTGGATATTGATATCTTGTCCTACGGCAGTCTTGCGGGCGTGCATCAGGGGTTGACCCTGCCGCGGCCGGAAGTGCTGCGTAACGCCTTTGTGCTTTGGCCGCTGGCATTGCTGGCTCCGCATGCGGTCCTGCCCGGCAGCGAGCTGACACATGCCGAGCTGTGGGCTGGATGGCAGGGTGACCAGGCGTTGTGGCCGGTTGCCTTTGACTGGCGTGGCAGAGCCTTGACCCCGGTCGACTTGATTGAGGCGCATTCCTTGCGATCGACTTTTGGCGGTTGA
- a CDS encoding multifunctional CCA addition/repair protein: MSSTYSTYLVGGAVRDQLLGHPFSDYDWVVVGATPETMLEAGFRPVGQDFPVFLHPKTGEEYALARTERKSGQGYGGFTFHTSPDVTLEQDLIRRDLTINAMAMDADCKLIDPYGGQRDLAARLLRHVSPAFVEDPMRVLRVARYAARYHRLGFSVAPETMALMRELAESGELQALTAERSWKEISRALMEPNPEIFIRTLRDCGALAELMPEVDRLFGVPQPKAHHPEVDTGEHLLLVLQQAARMQLPLPARWACLLHDLGKGLTDPAHWPKHHGHESKGLAAVKAVNQRCKAPRDCQELALLTCEYHTHCHRALELKPATLIKLFKAFDIYRRPERFEQFLGACEADARGRTGLESEPYPQAEYLRAAAERARRVSVESLLAQGLEGAAMGKALELERTNAVAVYKSEFNPG, from the coding sequence ATGTCATCTACCTATTCCACCTATCTGGTTGGCGGCGCGGTGCGCGACCAACTGCTTGGCCACCCGTTCAGCGACTACGACTGGGTGGTCGTCGGCGCAACGCCAGAGACCATGCTCGAAGCGGGCTTTCGGCCGGTCGGCCAGGATTTTCCGGTATTTCTGCACCCGAAAACCGGGGAGGAATATGCCCTCGCCCGCACTGAGCGCAAAAGCGGGCAAGGTTATGGTGGCTTCACCTTTCACACCAGCCCTGATGTGACCCTGGAGCAGGACCTGATCCGCCGCGATCTGACGATCAATGCGATGGCCATGGACGCCGACTGCAAGCTGATAGACCCCTACGGAGGCCAAAGAGATCTTGCCGCCCGCCTGTTGCGCCACGTATCACCGGCTTTTGTCGAAGACCCCATGCGCGTACTGCGGGTTGCCCGCTACGCTGCGCGCTATCACCGCCTGGGCTTCAGCGTTGCTCCGGAAACCATGGCATTGATGAGAGAACTGGCCGAATCGGGCGAGCTTCAGGCATTGACCGCCGAGCGCAGCTGGAAGGAAATCAGCCGTGCGCTGATGGAGCCCAACCCCGAGATCTTTATCCGCACATTGCGCGATTGCGGTGCGTTGGCAGAACTGATGCCGGAGGTGGATCGCCTGTTTGGCGTGCCCCAACCCAAGGCCCATCACCCCGAAGTGGACACCGGAGAGCATCTGCTGCTGGTTCTTCAACAGGCCGCACGGATGCAGCTGCCTTTGCCCGCCCGCTGGGCCTGCCTGCTGCATGACCTGGGCAAGGGTCTGACCGACCCGGCGCATTGGCCCAAGCACCATGGCCATGAGAGCAAGGGGCTGGCCGCCGTCAAGGCGGTTAACCAACGCTGCAAGGCACCCAGGGATTGTCAGGAGTTGGCGCTGCTGACCTGCGAGTATCACACCCATTGCCACCGGGCGCTGGAACTCAAACCTGCAACGCTGATCAAGCTGTTCAAGGCCTTCGATATCTATCGCCGGCCGGAGCGCTTCGAGCAATTTCTCGGCGCCTGCGAAGCCGATGCCCGCGGCCGTACCGGGCTGGAAAGTGAGCCTTACCCGCAAGCCGAGTACCTGCGCGCCGCTGCCGAGAGAGCGCGCCGAGTCAGCGTGGAATCCTTGTTGGCTCAAGGTCTTGAGGGCGCGGCAATGGGAAAAGCGCTTGAGCTTGAGAGGACCAACGCAGTAGCGGTTTACAAATCGGAGTTCAACCCCGGCTGA
- the folB gene encoding dihydroneopterin aldolase → MDQVFIKGLSVEAVIGVYDWERTILQPLVLDLEMSWDIRAAAAGDDLSATLDYAAVSTRVLEYVASSQFQLVEALAEHVAALVMHEFSVPWLRLRVTKPGAIEQASGGVGVLIERGARPV, encoded by the coding sequence GTGGATCAGGTATTTATCAAAGGGTTGTCAGTCGAAGCCGTCATCGGCGTTTATGACTGGGAGCGGACCATTCTGCAACCGCTGGTGCTCGATCTGGAAATGAGCTGGGATATTCGAGCAGCTGCTGCGGGCGATGATTTAAGCGCGACGCTGGATTATGCCGCCGTCAGCACACGGGTGCTTGAGTATGTAGCCAGCAGTCAATTTCAACTGGTCGAAGCCCTGGCTGAACATGTCGCGGCGCTGGTGATGCATGAATTTTCCGTGCCCTGGTTGCGTCTGCGCGTGACCAAACCGGGTGCGATAGAACAGGCTAGCGGTGGCGTAGGCGTGCTAATCGAGCGTGGGGCGCGTCCAGTATGA
- the plsY gene encoding glycerol-3-phosphate 1-O-acyltransferase PlsY gives MPTSFILLLCIAYLLGSVSFAVLISLLRRLPDPRSMGSGNPGASNMLRLGGRSLALATLLGDLGKGALAVWLAQRAGLDPREQGWIALAAVTGHILPIFHRLRGGKGVATAAGALLILSWPAALVASAIWLVIFAALRIASVASITACVCLLPWLAWQRPELLLPCSIMVLLILLRHRLNIGRLLTGSENHFKN, from the coding sequence ATGCCTACTTCATTCATCCTGCTGCTGTGTATTGCCTATCTACTCGGCTCGGTTTCCTTCGCCGTGCTTATCAGCCTGTTGCGGCGGCTGCCTGACCCGCGCAGCATGGGCTCCGGCAATCCCGGCGCAAGCAATATGTTGCGGCTGGGCGGCAGATCCCTGGCTCTGGCCACCCTGCTCGGCGATCTGGGCAAAGGCGCGCTGGCCGTCTGGCTGGCCCAGCGTGCAGGGCTTGATCCGCGAGAACAAGGCTGGATCGCGCTGGCCGCCGTCACTGGCCATATTCTACCGATCTTCCATCGCCTGCGCGGCGGCAAAGGTGTTGCCACTGCGGCAGGCGCACTGCTGATCCTGTCCTGGCCGGCGGCGTTGGTCGCCAGTGCAATCTGGCTGGTCATCTTTGCCGCCTTGCGCATCGCTTCCGTCGCATCGATAACGGCCTGCGTATGCTTGTTGCCCTGGCTCGCTTGGCAACGACCTGAGCTGTTACTGCCCTGCAGCATCATGGTGCTGTTGATTCTGTTGCGTCACCGGCTGAATATTGGCCGCTTGCTGACTGGCAGCGAGAATCACTTCAAAAACTAG
- a CDS encoding SpoVR family protein produces MTRQPISTGSEWTFDLIREYDQEIGRIARDVYGLDTYPNQIEVITAEQMMDAYASVGMPLGYHHWSYGKHFLHTEKNYKRGQMGLAYEIVINSDPCIAYLMEENTMTMQALVIAHACYGHNSFFKGNYLFRSWTDASAIIDYLVFARHYINECEERHGIDAVEDILDSCHALMNYGVDRYKRPYPISAEEERLRQQEREEHLQRQVNELWRTIPVSASARDKLAQEPRYPSEPQENLLYFIEKNAPLLEPWQREVVRIVRKVAQYFYPQRQTQVMNEGWATFWHYTLLNHLYDEGKVTEGFIIEFLQSHTSVIYQPPFDSQWYSGINPYALGFAMMQDIRRICEAPTEEDHRWFPDIAGSDWLETLRFAMRTFKDESFILQYLSPKVIRDLKLFAIADDESDDHLQVSAIHDDSGYRAVREHLAAQYNLGNREPNIQVWEVDRRGDRSLTLHHQRHDGKPLGESTGEMLKHLHRLWGFDIHLHSLDGERMMTQMHIPPRPENPNDKLPRFDLNIPPI; encoded by the coding sequence ATGACCCGGCAACCCATCTCCACCGGCTCGGAATGGACCTTCGACCTGATCCGCGAATACGACCAGGAAATCGGTCGTATTGCCCGTGATGTTTACGGACTCGACACCTACCCCAATCAGATTGAGGTGATTACCGCTGAACAGATGATGGACGCCTACGCCTCCGTCGGCATGCCGCTGGGCTATCACCACTGGTCCTATGGCAAGCATTTCCTGCATACCGAAAAGAACTACAAGCGCGGGCAAATGGGCCTGGCTTACGAGATCGTGATCAACTCGGATCCGTGTATAGCCTACCTGATGGAAGAAAACACCATGACCATGCAGGCGCTGGTCATCGCCCATGCCTGCTACGGCCACAACTCGTTCTTCAAGGGCAACTACCTGTTCCGCAGCTGGACCGATGCCAGCGCGATCATCGATTATCTGGTGTTCGCCCGGCATTACATCAACGAATGCGAGGAGCGTCATGGCATCGATGCAGTCGAGGATATTCTCGACTCCTGCCATGCGCTGATGAACTACGGCGTAGATCGTTACAAACGCCCCTACCCCATCTCCGCCGAAGAAGAGCGCCTGCGCCAGCAGGAACGTGAGGAACATCTGCAACGGCAGGTCAACGAGCTCTGGCGCACCATCCCCGTCAGTGCCAGCGCGCGGGACAAGCTGGCTCAGGAGCCGCGCTACCCTAGCGAGCCGCAGGAAAACCTGCTGTATTTCATCGAAAAGAACGCGCCGCTGCTGGAACCCTGGCAGCGTGAAGTAGTGCGCATCGTGCGCAAAGTCGCGCAATACTTCTACCCGCAACGCCAGACCCAGGTGATGAATGAAGGCTGGGCCACCTTTTGGCATTACACCCTGCTCAACCACCTGTATGACGAGGGCAAGGTCACAGAAGGCTTCATCATTGAGTTTCTGCAGTCGCACACTAGCGTGATCTATCAGCCGCCGTTCGACAGCCAGTGGTATAGCGGTATCAATCCCTATGCACTGGGCTTTGCGATGATGCAGGACATCCGGCGTATCTGCGAAGCGCCTACTGAAGAAGATCACCGCTGGTTTCCGGACATTGCCGGCAGTGACTGGCTGGAAACGCTGAGGTTCGCCATGCGCACCTTCAAGGACGAGAGCTTTATCCTGCAATACCTGTCGCCCAAGGTAATACGTGACCTGAAGCTGTTCGCCATAGCCGATGACGAATCCGATGACCATCTGCAGGTTTCAGCCATTCACGACGACAGCGGCTATCGGGCGGTACGCGAACACCTGGCCGCGCAATACAATCTGGGCAACCGTGAACCCAACATTCAGGTATGGGAGGTGGATCGCCGCGGTGACCGGTCACTCACTCTGCACCACCAGCGTCACGACGGTAAGCCTTTGGGCGAGTCCACTGGGGAAATGCTCAAGCATCTGCACCGGTTGTGGGGGTTTGATATCCACCTGCACAGCCTGGATGGAGAAAGGATGATGACGCAGATGCATATACCGCCCAGACCGGAAAACCCGAATGACAAGTTGCCGCGCTTTGATCTGAATATCCCGCCCATCTAA